Proteins from one Niallia circulans genomic window:
- a CDS encoding vWA domain-containing protein — protein sequence MKTGTLKQILLITDGCSNQGNDPIAMAALANEQGITVNVIGVMEKDIIDDRGLKEIEEIALSGGGVSQVVYAQQLAQTVQMVTKKAMTQTLQGVVNKELQQILGSASKVEDLPPEKRGEVMEVVDELGETVELEVLVLVDTSASMKHKLPTVKEALIDLSLSLNARSGENRYSVFVFPGKKKDVEKMLDWTPRLESLTSIFSKLTTGGITPTGPALKEAIQYFKQKRSLRSLIRRDDDEFYEESI from the coding sequence ATGAAGACAGGTACATTAAAGCAAATTTTGCTCATTACAGATGGTTGCTCCAATCAGGGGAATGACCCTATTGCAATGGCTGCCTTAGCAAATGAGCAAGGAATTACAGTAAATGTAATTGGTGTGATGGAAAAGGATATAATTGATGATCGCGGATTAAAGGAAATAGAGGAGATTGCTCTTTCCGGTGGTGGCGTGAGCCAAGTTGTTTATGCACAGCAGCTTGCTCAAACAGTTCAAATGGTAACAAAAAAAGCGATGACGCAAACCTTGCAGGGAGTTGTAAACAAAGAATTACAGCAAATATTAGGCAGTGCAAGCAAGGTGGAGGATTTGCCCCCGGAAAAAAGAGGAGAAGTGATGGAGGTTGTGGATGAGCTCGGCGAAACGGTTGAACTAGAAGTACTTGTTTTGGTTGATACTAGTGCAAGCATGAAGCATAAGCTTCCAACAGTTAAAGAAGCACTGATTGATTTATCTTTAAGCTTGAATGCAAGATCAGGTGAAAACAGGTATTCTGTGTTCGTATTTCCCGGGAAAAAGAAAGATGTCGAAAAAATGCTTGATTGGACTCCACGTCTAGAATCATTAACTAGTATTTTCTCTAAGCTTACAACGGGAGGCATTACTCCAACAGGTCCTGCTTTAAAGGAAGCTATCCAATACTTTAAGCAAAAACGTTCATTAAGGAGTCTGATTAGACGTGACGATGATGAATTCTATGAAGAGTCCATTTAA